The following coding sequences lie in one Arabidopsis thaliana chromosome 3, partial sequence genomic window:
- the CYP71A24 gene encoding cytochrome P450, family 71, subfamily A, polypeptide 24 (''cytochrome P450, family 71, subfamily A, polypeptide 24'' (CYP71A24); FUNCTIONS IN: electron carrier activity, monooxygenase activity, iron ion binding, oxygen binding, heme binding; INVOLVED IN: oxidation reduction; CONTAINS InterPro DOMAIN/s: Cytochrome P450 (InterPro:IPR001128), Cytochrome P450, conserved site (InterPro:IPR017972), Cytochrome P450, E-class, group I (InterPro:IPR002401); BEST Arabidopsis thaliana protein match is: cytochrome P450, family 71, subfamily A, polypeptide 22 (TAIR:AT3G48310.1).) — protein MKMMMMIILLLCSIILITILFFKKQSRGKKSNAPPSPPRLPLIRNLHQLGRHPHRSLCSLSHRYGPLMLLHFGSVPVLVVSSADAAKDVLKTHDRVFASRPRSKIFDKIFYNGRDVALAPYGEYWRQMKSVCVLHLFSNKMVRSFRDVRQEEISLMIEKIRISSSLRINLSEILVNLTNNVICRVALGRKYGGKTDFKDLMKRLTRLLGEFSVGSYVSWLAWIDWIRGLDGQLIKISNDLDEFLERVVQDHVDGDGHKNDFVDFLLTIEREKSVGFEIDRLSIKAIILVKGRYENKFKFTDELVYNHSSCFGFQDVFVGDMDTTYTLLEWAMTELLCHHECLDRLQEEVRMVCKDKSGVSEDDLQDMKYLKAVIKETLRLHPPLPLMVPHESTHDVKLRDYHIPAGTHVMINAWAIGREAATWGPDAEEFRPERHLNSYVDYRGQDTELVPFGAGRRICPAISFAVVLDEVVLANLVHQFDWTLPEESTEYQTDVAESTGMAVHRMFPLFAMTT, from the coding sequence atgaaaatgatgatgatgatcatacTTCTCTTATGCTCAATAATACTCATAaccattctcttcttcaaaaaacAGTCGAGAGGGAAGAAGAGCAACGCACCTCCATCACCACCGAGACTTCCTCTGATAAGAAACCTTCATCAGCTCGGGCGCCACCCTCACCGATCATTATGCTCCCTCAGCCACCGTTACGGTCCTCTGATGCTCCTCCACTTTGGCAGTGTCCCTGTTCTTGTAGTCTCCTCCGCAGATGCGGCTAAAGACGTTTTGAAGACGCATGACCGCGTTTTTGCTAGCCGTCCACGGTCAAAAATCTTTGATAAGATTTTTTACAACGGGCGAGATGTGGCCTTAGCTCCTTATGGAGAGTATTGGAGGCAAATGAAAAGTGTGTGCGTCCTCCATCTCTTTAGTAACAAAATGGTACGATCCTTTCGAGACGTTAGACAAGAAGAGATCAGCCTGATGATTGAGAAGATCCGAATATCGAGTTCTTTGCGGATAAATTTAAGCGAGATCCTGGTGAATCTTACAAACAATGTAATATGTAGAGTTGCTTTGGGACGGAAATACGGCGGTAAGACCGATTTTAAAGACTTAATGAAAAGGCTAACGAGGCTACTAGGCGAGTTTAGTGTCGGGAGTTATGTATCGTGGCTCGCATGGATTGACTGGATCCGCGGTTTGGATGGTCAACTTATAAAGATAAGCAATGATCTTGATGAATTCTTGGAGAGGGTTGTCCAAGATCATGTAGATGGGGATGGACACAAGAATGATTTTGTGGATTTCTTGCTCAcaattgagagagagaagagcgTTGGGTTTGAAATCGACCGGTTAAGCATAAAAGCAATTATCTTGGTAAAGGGAAGATacgaaaacaaatttaaattcacTGATGAGTTAGTATATAACCATagttcttgttttggttttcaggATGTTTTTGTGGGTGATATGGACACAACATACACTCTTTTGGAATGGGCAATGACAGAGCTACTATGCCACCATGAGTGTCTAGACAGACTCCAAGAAGAAGTTCGTATGGTTTGTAAAGACAAATCGGGTGTATCAGAAGACGACCTTCAAGACATGAAATACTTAAAAGCTGTGATTAAAGAGACACTAAGGCTACATCCTCCACTTCCATTGATGGTTCCTCACGAATCAACACATGATGTCAAATTAAGAGACTATCACATACCTGCCGGTACACATGTAATGATCAATGCTTGGGCAATCGGGAGAGAGGCTGCGACATGGGGACCAGACGCGGAAGAGTTTAGACCAGAGAGACATTTGAATTCGTATGTTGATTACCGAGGTCAGGATACGGAGCTGGTCCCGTTTGGAGCAGGGAGAAGGATTTGCCCAGCAATATCATTTGCTGTGGTATTGGATGAGGTGGTTTTGGCTAACTTAGTGCATCAGTTTGATTGGACACTACCGGAGGAATCTACAGAATATCAGACTGATGTCGCTGAATCAACCGGTATGGCGGTTCATCGCATGTTCCCACTCTTCGCCATGACTACTTGA
- the CYP71A24 gene encoding cytochrome P450, family 71, subfamily A, polypeptide 24 (''cytochrome P450, family 71, subfamily A, polypeptide 24'' (CYP71A24); FUNCTIONS IN: electron carrier activity, monooxygenase activity, iron ion binding, oxygen binding, heme binding; INVOLVED IN: oxidation reduction; CONTAINS InterPro DOMAIN/s: Cytochrome P450 (InterPro:IPR001128), Cytochrome P450, E-class, group I (InterPro:IPR002401), Cytochrome P450, conserved site (InterPro:IPR017972); BEST Arabidopsis thaliana protein match is: cytochrome P450, family 71, subfamily A, polypeptide 22 (TAIR:AT3G48310.1); Has 35333 Blast hits to 34131 proteins in 2444 species: Archae - 798; Bacteria - 22429; Metazoa - 974; Fungi - 991; Plants - 531; Viruses - 0; Other Eukaryotes - 9610 (source: NCBI BLink).), with amino-acid sequence MKMMMMIILLLCSIILITILFFKKQSRGKKSNAPPSPPRLPLIRNLHQLGRHPHRSLCSLSHRYGPLMLLHFGSVPVLVVSSADAAKDVLKTHDRVFASRPRSKIFDKIFYNGRDVALAPYGEYWRQMKSVCVLHLFSNKMVRSFRDVRQEEISLMIEKIRISSSLRINLSEILVNLTNNVICRVALGRKYGGKTDFKDLMKRLTRLLGEFSVGSYVSWLAWIDWIRGLDGQLIKISNDLDEFLERVVQDHVDGDGHKNDFVDFLLTIEREKSVGFEIDRLSIKAIILDVFVGDMDTTYTLLEWAMTELLCHHECLDRLQEEVRMVCKDKSGVSEDDLQDMKYLKAVIKETLRLHPPLPLMVPHESTHDVKLRDYHIPAGTHVMINAWAIGREAATWGPDAEEFRPERHLNSYVDYRGQDTELVPFGAGRRICPAISFAVVLDEVVLANLVHQFDWTLPEESTEYQTDVAESTGMAVHRMFPLFAMTT; translated from the exons atgaaaatgatgatgatgatcatacTTCTCTTATGCTCAATAATACTCATAaccattctcttcttcaaaaaacAGTCGAGAGGGAAGAAGAGCAACGCACCTCCATCACCACCGAGACTTCCTCTGATAAGAAACCTTCATCAGCTCGGGCGCCACCCTCACCGATCATTATGCTCCCTCAGCCACCGTTACGGTCCTCTGATGCTCCTCCACTTTGGCAGTGTCCCTGTTCTTGTAGTCTCCTCCGCAGATGCGGCTAAAGACGTTTTGAAGACGCATGACCGCGTTTTTGCTAGCCGTCCACGGTCAAAAATCTTTGATAAGATTTTTTACAACGGGCGAGATGTGGCCTTAGCTCCTTATGGAGAGTATTGGAGGCAAATGAAAAGTGTGTGCGTCCTCCATCTCTTTAGTAACAAAATGGTACGATCCTTTCGAGACGTTAGACAAGAAGAGATCAGCCTGATGATTGAGAAGATCCGAATATCGAGTTCTTTGCGGATAAATTTAAGCGAGATCCTGGTGAATCTTACAAACAATGTAATATGTAGAGTTGCTTTGGGACGGAAATACGGCGGTAAGACCGATTTTAAAGACTTAATGAAAAGGCTAACGAGGCTACTAGGCGAGTTTAGTGTCGGGAGTTATGTATCGTGGCTCGCATGGATTGACTGGATCCGCGGTTTGGATGGTCAACTTATAAAGATAAGCAATGATCTTGATGAATTCTTGGAGAGGGTTGTCCAAGATCATGTAGATGGGGATGGACACAAGAATGATTTTGTGGATTTCTTGCTCAcaattgagagagagaagagcgTTGGGTTTGAAATCGACCGGTTAAGCATAAAAGCAATTATCTTG gATGTTTTTGTGGGTGATATGGACACAACATACACTCTTTTGGAATGGGCAATGACAGAGCTACTATGCCACCATGAGTGTCTAGACAGACTCCAAGAAGAAGTTCGTATGGTTTGTAAAGACAAATCGGGTGTATCAGAAGACGACCTTCAAGACATGAAATACTTAAAAGCTGTGATTAAAGAGACACTAAGGCTACATCCTCCACTTCCATTGATGGTTCCTCACGAATCAACACATGATGTCAAATTAAGAGACTATCACATACCTGCCGGTACACATGTAATGATCAATGCTTGGGCAATCGGGAGAGAGGCTGCGACATGGGGACCAGACGCGGAAGAGTTTAGACCAGAGAGACATTTGAATTCGTATGTTGATTACCGAGGTCAGGATACGGAGCTGGTCCCGTTTGGAGCAGGGAGAAGGATTTGCCCAGCAATATCATTTGCTGTGGTATTGGATGAGGTGGTTTTGGCTAACTTAGTGCATCAGTTTGATTGGACACTACCGGAGGAATCTACAGAATATCAGACTGATGTCGCTGAATCAACCGGTATGGCGGTTCATCGCATGTTCCCACTCTTCGCCATGACTACTTGA
- the CYP71A23 gene encoding cytochrome P450, family 71, subfamily A, polypeptide 23 yields MIMILFLCLIILFIITILFFKKHKTVNKIINFPSPPRLPLIGNLHQLSQHPHRSLCYLSHRYGPLMLLHFGSVPVIVASTAEAARDVLKTHDRVFASRPRSKIFEKLLYKSRNMASAPYGEYWRQMKSVSVLHLLSNKMVRSFQDVRQEEITLMMETIRKSSSKPVNLSKILSSLTNDVICRVALGRKYGVGTDFKELIDRLMRQLGTFTIGSYVPWLAWTDWVSGLEARLEKTANDFDKLLERIVQDHEDGDGDKTDFVDVLLAAQRDKSFGFDIDRLSIKAIVLDAFVGGTDTSSTLVEWEMTELLRHPTCLKKLQEEVRTICKGKSSVSEDDIQGMEYLKAVVKEALRLHPPVPLMVPHQSTQDVRLRDNHIPAGTQVIVNLWAVGREAATWGPDANEFRPERHLESPSDFRGQDFELIPFGAGRRMCPGISFAVVLNEVVLANLVHGFDWQSIDDETDVAESIGSVIRRMHPLYVIPSSTT; encoded by the exons ATGATCATGATACTTTTCTTATGCTTAATAATATTGTTCATCATAaccattctcttcttcaaaaaacATAAGACAGTGAACAAAATCATCAACTTTCCATCCCCACCGAGACTTCCGTTGATCGGAAATCTTCATCAGCTTAGCCAACATCCTCACCGATCACTCTGCTATCTCAGCCACCGTTACGGTCCACTCATGCTCCTCCACTTCGGAAGTGTCCCCGTTATTGTAGCCTCTACAGCAGAAGCAGCTCGAGACGTTTTAAAGACGCATGATCGCGTTTTTGCTAGCCGTCCACGGTCAAAAATCTTCGAAAAGCTTCTTTACAAGAGCCGTAATATGGCCTCAGCTCCTTATGGAGAGTATTGGCGACAAATGAAGAGTGTTAGTGTTCTCCATCTCCTCAGCAACAAAATGGTACGGTCCTTTCAAGACGTGAGACAAGAAGAGATCACTCTGATGATGGAAACGATCCGTAAATCGAGTTCTAAACCGGTAAATCTTAGCAAGATCTTGTCGAGTTTAACTAACGATGTTATATGTAGAGTAGCTTTGGGACGGAAATATGGTGTTGGAACAGATTTTAAAGAGTTAATAGACAGGCTCATGAGGCAACTTGGTACGTTTACTATCGGGAGTTATGTACCGTGGCTTGCGTGGACTGATTGGGTCAGCGGTTTGGAGGCTCGACTGGAAAAGACCGCTAATGATTTTGATAAGCTATTGGAGAGAATTGTGCAGGATCATGAAGATGGAGACGGCGACAAGACTGATTTTGTGGATGTATTGCTCGCAGCTCAGAGAGACAAGAGTTTCGGGTTCGATATTGACCGGTTAAGCATAAAAGCAATCGTCTTG GATGCTTTTGTGGGTGGTACAGACACATCCTCCACGCTTGTGGAATGGGAAATGACAGAGCTTCTACGACACCCAACGTGTCTAAAAAAACTTCAAGAGGAAGTCCGTACGATTTGTAAGGGAAAATCAAGTGTGTCTGAAGATGACATTCAAGGAATGGAATACTTAAAAGCTGTGGTCAAAGAGGCACTCAGGCTACATCCACCAGTTCCATTGATGGTTCCTCATCAATCAACACAAGATGTTAGGTTAAGAGATAACCATATACCTGCCGGTACGCAGGTTATAGTCAATCTTTGGGCCGTCGGGAGAGAGGCTGCGACGTGGGGACCAGATGCGAATGAGTTTAGACCGGAGAGGCATTTAGAGTCGCCTTCTGATTTCCGGGGTCAGGATTTTGAGCTGATTCCTTTTGGAGCAGGGAGAAGGATGTGTCCAGGAATATCATTTGCTGTGGTGCTGAATGAGGTAGTCTTGGCTAACTTAGTGCATGGGTTTGATTGGCAATCTATAGACGATGAGACCGATGTTGCTGAATCAATCGGTAGTGTGATTCGCCGCATGCACCCTCTTTACGTCATTCCATCATCTACTACTTGA
- the CYP71A23 gene encoding cytochrome P450, family 71, subfamily A, polypeptide 23 (''cytochrome P450, family 71, subfamily A, polypeptide 23'' (CYP71A23); FUNCTIONS IN: electron carrier activity, monooxygenase activity, iron ion binding, oxygen binding, heme binding; INVOLVED IN: oxidation reduction; LOCATED IN: cellular_component unknown; CONTAINS InterPro DOMAIN/s: Cytochrome P450 (InterPro:IPR001128), Cytochrome P450, E-class, group I (InterPro:IPR002401), Cytochrome P450, conserved site (InterPro:IPR017972); BEST Arabidopsis thaliana protein match is: cytochrome P450, family 71, subfamily A, polypeptide 26 (TAIR:AT3G48270.1); Has 30201 Blast hits to 17322 proteins in 780 species: Archae - 12; Bacteria - 1396; Metazoa - 17338; Fungi - 3422; Plants - 5037; Viruses - 0; Other Eukaryotes - 2996 (source: NCBI BLink).) has translation MILFLCLIILFIITILFFKKHKTVNKIINFPSPPRLPLIGNLHQLSQHPHRSLCYLSHRYGPLMLLHFGSVPVIVASTAEAARDVLKTHDRVFASRPRSKIFEKLLYKSRNMASAPYGEYWRQMKSVSVLHLLSNKMVRSFQDVRQEEITLMMETIRKSSSKPVNLSKILSSLTNDVICRVALGRKYGVGTDFKELIDRLMRQLGTFTIGSYVPWLAWTDWVSGLEARLEKTANDFDKLLERIVQDHEDGDGDKTDFVDVLLAAQRDKSFGFDIDRLSIKAIVLDAFVGGTDTSSTLVEWEMTELLRHPTCLKKLQEEVRTICKGKSSVSEDDIQGMEYLKAVVKEALRLHPPVPLMVPHQSTQDVRLRDNHIPAGTQVIVNLWAVGREAATWGPDANEFRPERHLESPSDFRGQDFELIPFGAGRRMCPGISFAVVLNEVVLANLVHGFDWQSIDDETDVAESIGSVIRRMHPLYVIPSSTT, from the exons ATGATACTTTTCTTATGCTTAATAATATTGTTCATCATAaccattctcttcttcaaaaaacATAAGACAGTGAACAAAATCATCAACTTTCCATCCCCACCGAGACTTCCGTTGATCGGAAATCTTCATCAGCTTAGCCAACATCCTCACCGATCACTCTGCTATCTCAGCCACCGTTACGGTCCACTCATGCTCCTCCACTTCGGAAGTGTCCCCGTTATTGTAGCCTCTACAGCAGAAGCAGCTCGAGACGTTTTAAAGACGCATGATCGCGTTTTTGCTAGCCGTCCACGGTCAAAAATCTTCGAAAAGCTTCTTTACAAGAGCCGTAATATGGCCTCAGCTCCTTATGGAGAGTATTGGCGACAAATGAAGAGTGTTAGTGTTCTCCATCTCCTCAGCAACAAAATGGTACGGTCCTTTCAAGACGTGAGACAAGAAGAGATCACTCTGATGATGGAAACGATCCGTAAATCGAGTTCTAAACCGGTAAATCTTAGCAAGATCTTGTCGAGTTTAACTAACGATGTTATATGTAGAGTAGCTTTGGGACGGAAATATGGTGTTGGAACAGATTTTAAAGAGTTAATAGACAGGCTCATGAGGCAACTTGGTACGTTTACTATCGGGAGTTATGTACCGTGGCTTGCGTGGACTGATTGGGTCAGCGGTTTGGAGGCTCGACTGGAAAAGACCGCTAATGATTTTGATAAGCTATTGGAGAGAATTGTGCAGGATCATGAAGATGGAGACGGCGACAAGACTGATTTTGTGGATGTATTGCTCGCAGCTCAGAGAGACAAGAGTTTCGGGTTCGATATTGACCGGTTAAGCATAAAAGCAATCGTCTTG GATGCTTTTGTGGGTGGTACAGACACATCCTCCACGCTTGTGGAATGGGAAATGACAGAGCTTCTACGACACCCAACGTGTCTAAAAAAACTTCAAGAGGAAGTCCGTACGATTTGTAAGGGAAAATCAAGTGTGTCTGAAGATGACATTCAAGGAATGGAATACTTAAAAGCTGTGGTCAAAGAGGCACTCAGGCTACATCCACCAGTTCCATTGATGGTTCCTCATCAATCAACACAAGATGTTAGGTTAAGAGATAACCATATACCTGCCGGTACGCAGGTTATAGTCAATCTTTGGGCCGTCGGGAGAGAGGCTGCGACGTGGGGACCAGATGCGAATGAGTTTAGACCGGAGAGGCATTTAGAGTCGCCTTCTGATTTCCGGGGTCAGGATTTTGAGCTGATTCCTTTTGGAGCAGGGAGAAGGATGTGTCCAGGAATATCATTTGCTGTGGTGCTGAATGAGGTAGTCTTGGCTAACTTAGTGCATGGGTTTGATTGGCAATCTATAGACGATGAGACCGATGTTGCTGAATCAATCGGTAGTGTGATTCGCCGCATGCACCCTCTTTACGTCATTCCATCATCTACTACTTGA
- a CDS encoding uncharacterized protein (unknown protein; Has 30201 Blast hits to 17322 proteins in 780 species: Archae - 12; Bacteria - 1396; Metazoa - 17338; Fungi - 3422; Plants - 5037; Viruses - 0; Other Eukaryotes - 2996 (source: NCBI BLink).), translated as MLAKLMKISDQRKSRWGWKVDDFVHCLMFFEEENGYDEQYY; from the coding sequence ATGTTGGCTAAGCTGATGAAGATTTCCGATCAACGGAAGTCTCGGTGGGGATGGAAAGTTGATGATTTTGTTCACTGTCTTATgttttttgaagaagagaatggtTATGATGAACAATATTATTAA
- the CYP71A22 gene encoding cytochrome P450, family 71, subfamily A, polypeptide 22 (''cytochrome P450, family 71, subfamily A, polypeptide 22'' (CYP71A22); FUNCTIONS IN: electron carrier activity, monooxygenase activity, iron ion binding, oxygen binding, heme binding; INVOLVED IN: oxidation reduction; LOCATED IN: cellular_component unknown; CONTAINS InterPro DOMAIN/s: Cytochrome P450 (InterPro:IPR001128), Cytochrome P450, conserved site (InterPro:IPR017972), Cytochrome P450, E-class, group I (InterPro:IPR002401); BEST Arabidopsis thaliana protein match is: cytochrome P450, family 71, subfamily A, polypeptide 21 (TAIR:AT3G48320.1); Has 32713 Blast hits to 32486 proteins in 1636 species: Archae - 45; Bacteria - 3163; Metazoa - 11763; Fungi - 7101; Plants - 9557; Viruses - 3; Other Eukaryotes - 1081 (source: NCBI BLink).): MESMIRIILLSLIIFITILFFIKQKKGKKSNTPASPPRLPLIGNLHQLGRHPHRSLCSLSNRYGPLMLLRFGLVPVLVVSSADVARDILKTYDRVFASRPRSKIFEKIFYEARDVALAPYGEYWRQMKSVCVLHLLTNKMVRSFRNVRQEEISLMMEKIQKSSSLQVNLSELLGSLTNDVISRVALGRKYSDETDFKELMKRLTKLLGEFCVGTYVPWLAWIDWISGLDGQLKKTGNDLDEFLEKVVQDHEDGDAQRTDFVDVLLRIQREKSVGFEIDRLSIKAIILDVVVGGTDTSYALMEWAMTELLHRPECLNRLQEEVRTICKGNSSVSEDDIKDMNYLKAVIKETMRLHPPLPLMVPHESTQDVRLGDYHIPAGTQVMINAWAIGREAATWGPDAEKFRPERHLNSSVDFRGHNFELIPFGAGRRICPAISFAVILIEVTLANLVHRYDWRLPEEYIEDQTNVAESTGMVIHRLFPLYAIVSSTT, translated from the exons ATGGAATCAATGATCAGGATAATTCTGCTAAGCTTGATAATCTTCATTACCATCCTCTTTttcataaaacagaaaaaagggaagaaaagCAACACACCTGCGTCACCACCGAGACTTCCGTTGATAGGAAACCTTCATCAACTCGGTCGCCACCCTCACCGATCACTATGCTCTCTCAGCAATCGTTACGGCCCTCTTATGCTCCTTCGTTTTGGCCTTGTCCCCGTTCTTGTAGTCTCTTCCGCAGATGTGGCTCGAGATATTTTGAAGACGTATGACCGCGTTTTTGCAAGCCGGCCACGGTCAAAAAtctttgagaaaatattttatgaggCCCGTGATGTGGCCTTAGCTCCTTATGGAGAGTATTGGAGGCAAATGAAGAGCGTGTGCGTCCTCCATCTCCTCACCAACAAAATGGTCAGATCCTTTCGAAACGTGAGACAAGAAGAGATCAGTCTGATGATGGAGAAGATCCAGAaatcaagttctttgcaaGTGAATCTAAGCGAGCTCTTGGGGAGTTTAACTAACGATGTGATATCTAGAGTTGCTTTGGGACGGAAATATAGTGATGAAACGGATTTTAAGGAGTTAATGAAAAGGCTCACGAAGCTACTGGGCGAGTTTTGTGTGGGGACTTATGTACCATGGCTTGCATGGATTGATTGGATCAGCGGTTTGGATGGACAACTAAAAAAGACAGGTAATGATCTTGATGAATTCTTGGAGAAAGTTGTCCAAGATCATGAAGATGGCGACGCACAAAGGACTGACTTTGTGGATGTATTGCTCAGAATCCAGAGGGAGAAGAGCGTCGGGTTTGAAATCGACCGGTTAAGCATAAAGGCAATCATCTTg GATGTTGTTGTGGGTGGTACGGATACATCGTACGCACTTATGGAGTGGGCAATGACAGAGCTTCTTCATCGCCCAGAGTGTCTGAACAGACTCCAAGAAGAAGTCCGTACGATTTGTAAGGGAAATTCGAGTGTATCAGAAGATGACATCAAAGACATGAACTACTTAAAAGCTGTGATCAAAGAGACTATGAGGCTACATCCTCCACTTCCATTGATGGTTCCTCACGAATCAACACAAGATGTCAGATTAGGAGATTACCACATACCTGCGGGTACACAGGTAATGATCAATGCTTGGGCGATCGGGAGAGAGGCTGCGACGTGGGGACCAGACGCGGAGAAGTTTAGACCGGAGAGACATTTAAATTCGTCTGTCGATTTCCGAGGTCACAATTTTGAGCTTATTCCATTTGGAGCAGGGAGAAGGATTTGTCCAGCAATATCATTCGCTGTGATCTTGATTGAGGTGACTTTGGCTAACTTAGTGCATCGGTATGATTGGAGATTACCGGAGGAATATATAGAAGATCAAACCAATGTCGCTGAATCAACCGGTATGGTGATTCACCGTTTATTCCCTCTTTACGCCATTGTATCATCTACTACTTGA